CTTGGCGTCCGCACCGCCCGCGCCCACCGCCCCGGCGACGCAGGTGGCGAGCCGCCGGTCGGCGAAGACGTCGCCGAGCGCGATGCGCGGCGCCCACTGGTGCCACGCGCCCACCCCGCCAGCCACCAGCAGGGCCCCGAGGGCGGCGACGGCGCCTCGCGCCGCCCAGCGGCGGGTAGCCGGCGCCTCGGCGGGCGCGCCTGCCTCGATGGGCCACGCGACCCACGACCGGCGGACGGCCATCGCGACGAGCAGGGCGCCGACGGCCGCCAGCGCGACGGCTCGGGCTAGGTCCAGGCTGGACAGCGGCGACATCCCCGGGACCATCTGGAGGGCGCGCCATCCTGCCAGCGCAGCGGAGAGGCCGAAGAAGCCGCACGTCAGCACCAGAAGTCCCACGGACGCCATGAGGGCGCCGCGGCGCGCCCTGCTGCCCCGACCGGCCAACGCCCAGCCGGCGCAGGCCATGGCCGCCCCCGTCATCACCCATCCCCAGGGGGCCAGGCCGTGGTCGGACATCACGAAGATCCGCCAGTGGATGGTCGCCAGCCGCAGCGACAAGAAGCGCAGGTCGGCGGCGAGCACGAGTCCGGCCACCGCAAGCACCGTTCCGGCCGCGGCCAGGGCGACGCCCCAGCGTCCCCCGCCGAGCGCCGACGTGGCGACGAGCAGCAAGGGCGCGAGTCCCAGCGCCAGCATCATGACGCCCAGCGGCCTGGACGCGGCTGTGCCGATCAGCGGCGCCGCCACCGGCAGCGTCGCCAGCCAGACCGCCGCCGCCGCCACGAGCCAGAGCCGCTGTCGTCGCATCCGTCGAGTATCAGGGCAATGCGCCCACCCTGGGGCAGAAGGAGGCCCCCGAACGGGTGAACACGTCACTGCGCCATCCGGGCTACCCTCTCGCTGCGGGCGTCCGACTCCACGCCCGGCACCAGGCATTTCCGGCTCAGCCCTGCGCGGTCGCACGGCTTCTGTGACGAGCGAGGCTGACAGCATCATGATGGGCGCACACCACGCCGCCTGCGGCGCGGCCGCCTGGGTGGCCGTCGCCGGCTCCGTCCCCTACACCCTGGGCTGGTACCCGGTCTCGAACTCGGGCCTGCTTGTCGGCAGCGTCGTCTGCGCGGGCGCTGCCCTCCTCCCGGACGCCGACCACCACTCCGGGACGATCAGCCAGTCGCTGCCGCCGCTGTCGCGGTGGGTCACCCGCGGCGTCTCCGCGGTGTCCGGCGGCCACCGCAACGGCACGCACTCGCTGCTGGCGGTGCCGGTCGCGACCGGCGGCGCCATGCTGCTCGGCCTGGTCGGCGTGCACAGCGAGACCTTCGGCCGGATCGCGATCGGTGCCGGGCTGCTCTCGGTGCTGCTGGTCGCTTATGCGCTCAAGGCGTTCCGGCTGACCAAGGAGGGGTCGTGGCTGCGCTCGTGGGCGCTGGCGATCACCGTCTCGGTGGCGGTCACGCTCTTCTCGTCGAGCAGGTGGGAGTGGCTCCCAGTCTGCGTCGGGCTGGGAGTGGCCGTTCACATCGTGGGCGACATGCTCACCAAGGGTGGCGTGTCCTTGCTGTGGCCCTGGGAGCCGAGGCCACCGCGGTGGTGGTCCGACGTGCCGGTGCTCAACCGCGTCTGGCTGCGCGGTGGGAACCTGGCCCTGCCCATCCTCGGCCGCACGGGATCCGCGCGGGAATGGGCCTTCGCGGTGCCGGTGTCGCTGTACGCGAGCTACGGCGCCGTGGCCGCTGTGATGGGCATGCTGGACTGACGCACGCCACTGCCCGTCGCCGCCTGCCTGGCACGACCAGAGGTCCGGGCGCCTGAGCGCCCGGACCCGTCCACGGACCGGCGCTACCGCCGAGCCGGGCTGGTCGCCTCCGGGTCCCCGCGGTCCGGCTCGACGGCCATACGCGCGCCCGGGATGGCGTCAAGCAGCTCGCGGGTGTACTCCTCGCGAGGGTGGTCGAACACCTCGTCGGTGGTGGCGGCCTCCACGATCCGCCCGTCGCGCATCACGCACACCTCGTCGGCGATCTGCCGCACCACCGCCAGGTCGTGCGTGATGAACAGGTACGTCAGGCCGAGCTCCGTCTGCAGGTCGTTGAGCAGGGTGAGCACCTGCGCCTGCACGAGCACGTCGAGGGCCGAGACCGCCTCGTCGCACACGATCATCTCGGGGTTCAGGGCCAACGCCCGAGCGATGGCCACCCGCTGCCGCTGCCCCCCGGACAGCTCGTTCGGGAACCGCCGCATGGTCGACGCGGGCAGCGCGACCAGCTCGAGCAGCTCGCGCACCCGCGCCTCCCGCGAGCGCTTGTCGCCCACGCCATGGACGCGCAACGGCTCCTCGATCGTCCGGTAGATCGAGTACATCGGGTCCAGCGAGCCGTACGGGTTCTGGAAGATCGGCTGCACCCTGCGACGGAAGTCGAAGAGCTGCCTCCGGCCGAGCGTCCCGACGTCGATCCCGTCGAAGAGCACCCGGCCCGCGCTGGGCTCCAGCAGGTTCAGCACGATGTTGGCCACCGTCGACTTCCCCGACCCGGACTCCCCGACCAGCGCCATCGTGGTGCCCCGGGCGATGCTGAACGACACGTCGTCGACGGCGGTGAGCTCGCGCGTGGCCCCAGGCCGGCCGCCCGGGAGGCGGAAGACCTTGCTGAGGCTCTCGACCGTGACGATGTCGTCGCGGCCCACGGGGACCTCGGCGCCGTCCGTCTGGGCCAGCAGCTCGGGCGAGCTGACGCCTCGCTCCTTCGCGCTCTGGATCCGCCGCGAGGCCAGCGACGGCGCCGAGGCGACGAGACGCTGGGTGTACGGGTGGCTGGGGGCCTCGAGGATCTCCCGGGCAGGCCCGGACTCGACGACCTTCCCCCGGTACATGACCACCAGGTGGTCGGCGCGCTCGGCCGCGAGGCCGAGGTCGTGGGTGATGAAGAGCACCGCGGTGCCGAGCTCACGGGTGAGCCCTTGCAGGTGGTCCAGCACCGTGCGCTGCACCGTCACGTCGAGGGCCGAGGTCGGCTCGTCCGCGATGAGCAGCTGGGGGCGTGCCGCCAGGCCGATCGCGATGAGGGCACGCTGCAGCATCCCGCCCGAGAACTCGTGCGGGTACTGCTTCGCGCGGCGCTCGGGGTCGCGCAGCCCGGCCTCCGCGAGCAGCTCGTGGGCCCGGGTGGTGGCGGCGGCCCCAGTGGCGATGCCGTTGGCCCGCAACGCCTCCTTGACCTGGAACCCGACCTTCCACACCGGGTTGAGGTTGGACATCGGGTCCTGCGGGACCAGCCCGATCTCCTTGCCCCGCAGGCCCACCATCTCCTTGTCGGTCGACCGGGTGATGTCGGCGCCGGCGAACTCGATGGACCCTCCGGTGACCTTGCCGGTGCCGGGCAGCAGGCCGATCACCGCGTGCGCCGTCGTGGACTTGCCCGAGCCGGACTCCCCCACGATGGCCACCGTCTGGCCCCGGTACACAGTCAGGCTCACGCCCCGCACCGCCTGCACCGGGCCGTGCGCGGCGGCGAACGAGACCTCGAGGTCCCGGATCCGCAACAGCGGCTCCGCGCTCGAGGTCACGACTTCAGCCTCGGTGTCTATCGCGACGGGGATCATCGTGTGCGCGCCTTCGGGTCGAGGGCGTCGCGCACGGCGTCGCCCATCATGATGAAGCTGAGCACCGTCAGCGCGAGCGCGGCGGACGGGTAGAAGAGCACCATCGGCTGGCTGCGCAGCGACGCCTGCGCCTTGGCGATGTCCGCTCCCCAGGACGTGATCTGCGGCGGCAGGCCGATGCCCAGGAAGGACAGGGTCGCCTCCGCCACGATGTAGGTGCCGAGCGCCACGGTGGACGTCACGATGACCGGGCCGGACGCGTTGGGCGCCACGTGCCGGACGAGGGTGGCGAACCGCGACGAGCCCAGCGCGCGGGCGGCCGTGACGAACTCCGAGCCTCGCACCGCCATGACGGCGCCTCGGGTGACACGTGCCAGCTGCGGCCAGCCGAAGATGCCCAGCACGAGGACCACCGTCAGCACGCTGCGGCTCTCCTTGAACATCTGCATCACGACGATCGCGGCGAGCACCAGCGGGATCGCGAAGAAGACGTCGGTGACCCGGGACAGCAACGCGTCGAACCAGCCGCCGAAGAAGCCGGCCACGGCCCCGACGGAGCCGCCGACCAGGAGCACGAACAGGGTGGTCAGCACACCGGTGGCGACCGAGGCCCGTGCCCCGTGGATGGTGCGGGCGTAGATGTCGCAGCCCTGGCGGTCGAAGCCGAAGGGGTGGCCCGCCGACGGGTCGGCGAGGGAGTTGCGCAGCTCGCAGAAGCGCGGGTCGAGCGATGTGAACATCGTGGGGAAAGCTGCCACCAGCAGCACGAGCGTGATGAGGGCGGCGGAGATCCAGAACAGCGGCCGACGGCGCAGGCTCTGCCACGCGTCGGCCCACAGGCTCGTGGGCGCCGCCGTCTCGTCGAGCTGGTCGACCACTCCCAGCCCTGTGTCGGCCGCGAAGAAGTGGGCCTGGTCTGGTCGGACAGGGGCGTCAGGCATAACGGATCCTCGGGTCCAGGGCCGCGTAGAGCACGTCGACGACCAGGTTCGCTGCGATGTAGATGACCACCAGCACGGTGGTCAACGAGACGACGGTCGACGCCTGTCCCTGCTGGATGGCACGGAACAGCGTGCCGCCCACGCCGTTGATGTTGAAGATCCCCTCGGTGATGATCGCGCCGCCCATCAGGGCGCCGAGGTCGGCGCCGAGGAACGTGACCACCGGGATCAGCGAGTTGCGCAGCACGTGCACCGTGACCACCCGTGGCCGGGAGAGCCCCTTGGCGGTGGCGGTGCGCACGTAGTCGGCGGTGAGGTTCTCCGCGACCGATGTCCGTGTCAGTCGCAGCACGTAGGCGAGCGACACCGCGCCGAGCACCATCGCGGGCATCAGGAGGGTCCGGACGCTCACGTCCGAGCCGACCGTCGGGGGCAGCACCCCCCACTGGACGCCCACCACGAACTGGAGCACGAAGCCGATGACGAAGGTGGGCACGGCGATGACGAGCATGCTGGTCACCAGGACCGTCGCGTCGAAGGCCTTGCCCTTGCGCAGGCCGGCCACCAGGCCGGCGGCGATGCCGAGCACCGCTTCGAACACGAGCGCCATCGCGGCGAGCTTGAAGGTGGTGGGCAGCGCCTCCCCGATGACGTCGCGGACCGAGCGGCCCGAGAAGGTCGTCCCGAAGTCGAACGTCAGCACGCCCTTGAGGTACAGCAGGTACTGCATGAGGAACGGCTTGTCGAGATTGAAGTTCTCCCGGATGCGCTCAGCCAGCGCGGGGCTGAGCCCGCGGTCGCCGCCGAGCGCTTGCACGGGATCCCCGGGCAGTGCGAAGACCATGGCGAAGATGAGCAGAGTCGCCCCCAAGAACACGGGGATCGTCTGCACGAGCCGTCGGCCGATGTACCAGGCCACAGCAGGAACCTCCTCAGGTGGGTCCTGGGCAGACGTCGGCGGGGACGGGAGCCTGCCCGTCCCCGCCGACGATGGGGGTCAGTTCTTGGTCACCGCGTAGAGCAGCGGGACGCTGTTCCACCCGAACTCGACGTTGCTGACCGTGTCAGCGGATCCGCCGGTGGCGTTGGCGTACCAGAGCGGGATCGCCGGCAGGTCCTTGAACAGGACCTCCTGGACCTGGAGGAACTTGGCGTTCGCCTCCTCGATCGAGCTGGCGGACGCACCCTCCGTGAGCAGCGTGTCGACCTCGGCGCTCGAGTAGTCGCCGTCGTTCGAGCCGGCGCCGGTGCCGTAGAGCGGGCCGAGGAAGTTGTACAGGCCCGGGTAGTCGGCCTGCCATCCGGACCGGAACGCGCCCGTGATCGTGCGGGCGGTGACCTCCGAGCGCAGGTCCTTGAACGAGGGGAACGGGTTGCCCTCGGCGGAGATGCCCAGCGTGTTGCGCAGCCCGTTGGTCACGGCGTCGACCCAGGCCTCGTGGCCGCCGTCGACGTTGTAGCCGATGGTGAAGGTCCCGCTGTACGGCGAGATGGCGTCGGCCTCGGCCCACAGCTCCTTGGCCTTGTCCGCGTCGAACTTCAGCACCTCGGACCCAGCGACGTCGTTCGACCAGCCGTCGATGACCGGGGAGGTGAAGTCAGACGCCGGCGTGCGGGTGCCCTGGAAGATCGCGTCGGTGATCTCCTCGCGGTTGATCGCCAGCGAGATCGCCTGGCGGCGCAGCGCGCCCTCCTCGCCCGAGAAGTGCTCGAGGCCCTGCGGGATGGTGAAGGACTGGAAGATCGCGGCGGGCTGGTTGACGGCGCGGTCGCCGAGCTCGGCCTCGAACGTGGCGAACGCGTTGTCCGGGACGTTGTCCAGGACGTCGAGCTGGCCGGCGAGGAGGTCGTTGTACGCGCCCTCGAGGGTCTCGTAGAACTTGACCGTCACCCCGCCGTTCTGGGCCACGCGGTCACCGGGGTAGTCCGGGTTCGGCACGAGCGTCGCCTGGACGTTGTGCTCCCAGGCGCCCTCGCCGTCGAGCATGTAGTTCCCGTTGCCGATCGGGTTCTCGCCGAACGCGGCCATGTCGGCGAACGCGGCCTCGGGCAGCGGGTAGAACGCCGAGTAGCCCAGGCGGAGCGGGAAGTCCGAATCCGGCTGGTTCAGCGCCACGGTGAAGGTGGTGTCGTCCACGACCTTGAGCCCGGTGAGCTCGGAGTCCTCGTCCCACGAGAAGCCCTGGATGGGCTCGAAGAAGTAGCTGGAGAGCTGCTCGTTGCTGAGCTTGGCGCCGTAGTTCCAGGCGTCCACGAAGCTCTTGGCGGTGACGGGCTCGCCGTTGGTGAAGGTCCAGCCGTCCTTGAGGGTGATCGTGTAGGTCTGCGCGTCCTCCGTCTCGATGGACTCGGCGACCTCGTTGTGCGCGCTCCCGTCGGCCCCGTAGGAGACCAGGCCGGCGAAGATCAGGTCGAGGATCTTGCCACCCCCGACCTCGTTGGTGTTGGTCGGGATGAGAGGGTTCTGCGGCTCGCTCCCCCACGCGGTGACGATGCCCTTCGACGCGCCGCCCGTGGTGGCCGTCGTGTCCCCGCTGTCGTCGGTGCCGCTGCACGCCGTGAGGGCGAGGGCCGCCACAGCCGCTAGACCGACTATGCGCCTGATCTTCACTGTTCCTCCTGGAGGGTCACATCGAGAGGTGAAGACGGGCGCGGTGTCGCTCTCGTCCCCGGCTCGGACAGTACGTTCCGAGGTTCTGATTCACACGCAATCGCGACAATCGTTATTGGAGCGATACCACGCGGTAACACCCCGTTATCGGGACCTTCGGCCACCCCGACAGCACTGTCGGGCTGGATGCCCCGTTATGTCCTACCAGTCCTCCGCGCGGCTGACCAGGCCCCTGCGGGAGCGGCCGCAGCGAGAGGCGGGGGCGGGACGCGCCAGCCTGCCTACATGCCAGGCTGGCGCTCCACGACGTGACGCTCGGTGAACACCACCACGTCGCCGAAACGGGGACGCCGCAGCCGGTAGGGCTCGCAGTCGACCCTGCCCACGAGCCAGCCGTCCACGTCGGCGGTCTCGACCACCCGGACCCACAGCCGCTCCACCTCGCTGGGCCACACCCGCTCGAACGCGAGCTTGACCACGGCGCCCTCGGGCAGTGGCCGCGCGGGCTCGGCCCGGCGCATGGCGGCCTCGTCGCCCCCGAAAGACTCGTCGCCGGCGACCACCTCCGACCGCTCGAACGGCAAGAGCCCGGCAGCCTCGCTGGCCGGGACGAGCAGCCTCCACCTGAACAACAGCCGTCCGAGCACGTCGATCCGCTCGCCACGGCGCCGTCGACCCGACCCGATCTGGCCCATGCCGCGAGGGTAGCCACAATCCGGACGGCACGATCTCAGCCTGGTTCATGCCGCATATCAGTACATACTGGGTCAAACGTTCGAGAGAACGGACGTTCTATCCACGTCGATCGAAAGGCAGGGACATGGGCTACATCACCGTTGGCGCCGAGAACAGCACGGACATCGACATCTACTACGAGGACCATGGGACCGGACAGCCAGTCGTGCTGCTCCAGGGGTATCCGCTCGTCGGCGACACCTGGGAGAAGCAGACCGTCGCACTCCTCGACGCCGGCTACCGCGTCATCACCCTCGACCGCCGCGGCTTCGGCAGGTCCTCCCGTCCCACCGTGGGCTACGACTACGACACCCTCGCCGCCGACGTCAACGCCGTGATCGAGACGCTCGACCTGCACGACGCCGTGCTCGTCGGGTTCTCCATGGGAACCGGCGAGGTCGGCCGCTACCTGGGGACCTACGGCTCCGGACGGATCGCCAAGGCGGTCTTCATCGGCGCCCTGCTGCCCTTCCTCCTCAAGACGCCCGACAACCCCGACGGCGCCGCCCCGCAGGAGGCCTACGACGCGCAGATCGCCGCGGCGAAGGCCGACCGGTACACGTTCTTCACGGCGTTCTACGAGAACTTCTTCAACCCGGACGAGTTCCTCGGCAGCCGGGTCAGCGAGGAGGTCATCCGCGCGTCCTGGGACATCGCCGCCGACGCGAGCCCGTACGCCTCGTGGGCGGTGATCCCCAGCTGGATCGAGGACTTCCGTGGCGACGTCGCCAAGATCGACGTGCCCACGCTGATCATGCACGGCACCGCCGACCGCGTCCTTCCGATCGACAACACCGCCCGGCCGTTCGCCCGGGCGCTGCCCGAGGCGGAGCTGGTCGAGATCGAGGGGGCGCCGCACGGGCTGCTGTGGACGCACGCCGCCGAGGTCAACGAGGCGCTGCTCGCCTTCCTGGCCTCCTAGCCTGGGGCGCCTGGCGGCCTGAGGCGGCGCCGGGCGCCTCGGCGTCGATCAGGACCTCGGCCGCGCGTCGCGCGGTGGCGGCGGCGGCCGAGGTCCCGGCGATCGCGGCGGTGGTCTGCGCGCCCTCGGCGAGGATCGCCAGCTGCGCCGCGAGCTCGGGCGCGCCGCCGGCCTCGGCGACGAGCCCGGCCACGTACCGCTGGAACGACTCCTTGTGGGCGCGGGTCTCCTCGGTGACGGCCGTCGAGGTCCCGCCGAGCTCGGCGAAGGCGTTGATGAAGCCGCAGCCACGGAACGCCTCGTCGGCGAACCAGTCGGACAGGTAGTCGAAGATCGCGAGCAGCCGGTCGCGCGGGCTGTCAGCCTGCTCCACCCTTGCCTCGATCCCGTCGACCCAGAGCTGGTGCCGGTGCCGGAGCACAGCCAGGACGATGTCGGACTTCGAGGGGAACACCGCGTACAGGCGCTTGAGGGACACGCCGGCCGCGGCGCGCAACTCGTCCATGCCCACCGCCTGGATGCCTCGCGCGTAGTACAGCTCGTGGGCGGCCTGCACCACGCGGGCACGAACCTCTTCCTCGTTCATCACCCCATAGTACTTGCGGAGAGAACGTTCGTTCTCTACGGTGGTGGACACAGCGGAGAACGATCGTTCTCCTTCGGCAGCAAGGAGCAGGGGACATGGGCTACATCACCGTCGGCACCGAGAACAGCGCCAGCATCGACCTGTACTACGAGGACCACGGCACGGGCCAGCCTGTGGTGCTGATCCACGGCTACCCGCTCAACGGGGACTCCTGGGAGAAGCAGACGGCTGCGCTCCTCGACGCCGGCTACCGCGTCATCACCTACGACCGCCGCGGCTTCGGCAGGTCCTCCCGCCCCACCGAGGGCTACGACTACGACACCTTCGCAGCGGACCTGAGCGCAGTCCTGGAGACGCTCGACCTCCACGACGCCGTGCTCGTCGGGTTCTCCATGGGAACCGGCGAGGTCGGCCGCTACCTCGGGACCTACGGCTCGGGGCGGATCGCCAAGGCCGCGTTCCTCGGGTCGCTCGAGCCCTTCCTGCTGCAGACCCCGGACAACCCCGAGGGCGTCCCCCAGGAGGTCTTCGACGGGCTCCTCGCCGCGGTCAAGGAGGACCGGTACGCCTTCTTCACCGAGTTCTTCGACAACTTCTTCAACACCGACGAGTTCCTGGGCAACCGGCTCAGCGAGGAGGCGCTGCGCGCCAGCTGGGACGTGGCCTCGACCGCGAGCCCGTACGCGTCCTCGGCAGCCCACCCGACCTGGCTGACCGACTTCCGCGGCGACGTGGCCAAGATCGACGTCCCGTCGCTGATCCTGCACGGCACGGCCGACCGCATCCTCCCCATCGACGCCACCGGCCGCCTGTTCGCCAGGGCGCTCCCCTCGGCCGACTACGTCGAGATCCAGGGCGCCCCGCACGGGTTGCTGTGGACGCACGGCGCCGAGGTCAACGCGGCGCTCCTCGCCTTCCTCGCCAAGTAGCCGCGGCCCGTCCACCCCTCGGCGACCACCGCTCCGGCGGGCGGTGGTCGCCGTGCTTCGCCCTGCGCGAACCGGCTCCCAGGAACCTCTCGCACCCTGGTCGCCGAGACGAAGGGGGTGCATGTGACACGACGACTGACCTTCCTGGCCGCCGTGGTCGGCTGCCTCGCGATCCTGCTCGGGTGCTCGATCGGGTTCGACGGCGTGGTCGCGGACAAGGTCCCGCGATCAGGCGGGGTCCCCAGCACCACGGCGCCCGCCGAGACCGGCGAGGACACGGCTGACGGTGCCGGGCCGGGCGGCGCGGCCGAGGGCCAGCCAGAGGACGGGGCCGCGGTCGACGGCGCGGGCTCCCCCGCCCAGGACGAGCAGTGGCGCGGCTACTGGGTGGACAGCTTCAACGAGGGCATCGCCACGCCTGACGAGGTGCGCCAGATGGTCGCGGA
The sequence above is a segment of the Cellulomonas chengniuliangii genome. Coding sequences within it:
- a CDS encoding leucine-rich repeat domain-containing protein, coding for MRRQRLWLVAAAAVWLATLPVAAPLIGTAASRPLGVMMLALGLAPLLLVATSALGGGRWGVALAAAGTVLAVAGLVLAADLRFLSLRLATIHWRIFVMSDHGLAPWGWVMTGAAMACAGWALAGRGSRARRGALMASVGLLVLTCGFFGLSAALAGWRALQMVPGMSPLSSLDLARAVALAAVGALLVAMAVRRSWVAWPIEAGAPAEAPATRRWAARGAVAALGALLVAGGVGAWHQWAPRIALGDVFADRRLATCVAGAVGAGGADAKVSRAALSEVRSLTCGSGGAQGGDEGADGGSGDDTSRVQSLAGIDSLRNLATLDLSDNDVRDLAPLSGLRSLNGLKLTHNQVADLEPLRGLPLQDVGLSGNAIRDVGPLASTPGIRYLGLAQNQIDDLTPLAALTRLTTLDVSGNAIGDVAPLAGLTELTRLTVSQNRVADPQPLGGLPALTMLDIAGNDVRDAARFTGFPALDELWIGGNPVQDVTPLTGLPALLGVDLEGVDPTPDGVETLREHGVRVGGLA
- a CDS encoding metal-dependent hydrolase; protein product: MMGAHHAACGAAAWVAVAGSVPYTLGWYPVSNSGLLVGSVVCAGAALLPDADHHSGTISQSLPPLSRWVTRGVSAVSGGHRNGTHSLLAVPVATGGAMLLGLVGVHSETFGRIAIGAGLLSVLLVAYALKAFRLTKEGSWLRSWALAITVSVAVTLFSSSRWEWLPVCVGLGVAVHIVGDMLTKGGVSLLWPWEPRPPRWWSDVPVLNRVWLRGGNLALPILGRTGSAREWAFAVPVSLYASYGAVAAVMGMLD
- a CDS encoding dipeptide ABC transporter ATP-binding protein; amino-acid sequence: MIPVAIDTEAEVVTSSAEPLLRIRDLEVSFAAAHGPVQAVRGVSLTVYRGQTVAIVGESGSGKSTTAHAVIGLLPGTGKVTGGSIEFAGADITRSTDKEMVGLRGKEIGLVPQDPMSNLNPVWKVGFQVKEALRANGIATGAAATTRAHELLAEAGLRDPERRAKQYPHEFSGGMLQRALIAIGLAARPQLLIADEPTSALDVTVQRTVLDHLQGLTRELGTAVLFITHDLGLAAERADHLVVMYRGKVVESGPAREILEAPSHPYTQRLVASAPSLASRRIQSAKERGVSSPELLAQTDGAEVPVGRDDIVTVESLSKVFRLPGGRPGATRELTAVDDVSFSIARGTTMALVGESGSGKSTVANIVLNLLEPSAGRVLFDGIDVGTLGRRQLFDFRRRVQPIFQNPYGSLDPMYSIYRTIEEPLRVHGVGDKRSREARVRELLELVALPASTMRRFPNELSGGQRQRVAIARALALNPEMIVCDEAVSALDVLVQAQVLTLLNDLQTELGLTYLFITHDLAVVRQIADEVCVMRDGRIVEAATTDEVFDHPREEYTRELLDAIPGARMAVEPDRGDPEATSPARR
- a CDS encoding ABC transporter permease, giving the protein MPDAPVRPDQAHFFAADTGLGVVDQLDETAAPTSLWADAWQSLRRRPLFWISAALITLVLLVAAFPTMFTSLDPRFCELRNSLADPSAGHPFGFDRQGCDIYARTIHGARASVATGVLTTLFVLLVGGSVGAVAGFFGGWFDALLSRVTDVFFAIPLVLAAIVVMQMFKESRSVLTVVLVLGIFGWPQLARVTRGAVMAVRGSEFVTAARALGSSRFATLVRHVAPNASGPVIVTSTVALGTYIVAEATLSFLGIGLPPQITSWGADIAKAQASLRSQPMVLFYPSAALALTVLSFIMMGDAVRDALDPKARTR
- a CDS encoding ABC transporter permease, whose amino-acid sequence is MAWYIGRRLVQTIPVFLGATLLIFAMVFALPGDPVQALGGDRGLSPALAERIRENFNLDKPFLMQYLLYLKGVLTFDFGTTFSGRSVRDVIGEALPTTFKLAAMALVFEAVLGIAAGLVAGLRKGKAFDATVLVTSMLVIAVPTFVIGFVLQFVVGVQWGVLPPTVGSDVSVRTLLMPAMVLGAVSLAYVLRLTRTSVAENLTADYVRTATAKGLSRPRVVTVHVLRNSLIPVVTFLGADLGALMGGAIITEGIFNINGVGGTLFRAIQQGQASTVVSLTTVLVVIYIAANLVVDVLYAALDPRIRYA
- a CDS encoding peptide ABC transporter substrate-binding protein, encoding MAALALTACSGTDDSGDTTATTGGASKGIVTAWGSEPQNPLIPTNTNEVGGGKILDLIFAGLVSYGADGSAHNEVAESIETEDAQTYTITLKDGWTFTNGEPVTAKSFVDAWNYGAKLSNEQLSSYFFEPIQGFSWDEDSELTGLKVVDDTTFTVALNQPDSDFPLRLGYSAFYPLPEAAFADMAAFGENPIGNGNYMLDGEGAWEHNVQATLVPNPDYPGDRVAQNGGVTVKFYETLEGAYNDLLAGQLDVLDNVPDNAFATFEAELGDRAVNQPAAIFQSFTIPQGLEHFSGEEGALRRQAISLAINREEITDAIFQGTRTPASDFTSPVIDGWSNDVAGSEVLKFDADKAKELWAEADAISPYSGTFTIGYNVDGGHEAWVDAVTNGLRNTLGISAEGNPFPSFKDLRSEVTARTITGAFRSGWQADYPGLYNFLGPLYGTGAGSNDGDYSSAEVDTLLTEGASASSIEEANAKFLQVQEVLFKDLPAIPLWYANATGGSADTVSNVEFGWNSVPLLYAVTKN
- a CDS encoding alpha/beta fold hydrolase: MGYITVGAENSTDIDIYYEDHGTGQPVVLLQGYPLVGDTWEKQTVALLDAGYRVITLDRRGFGRSSRPTVGYDYDTLAADVNAVIETLDLHDAVLVGFSMGTGEVGRYLGTYGSGRIAKAVFIGALLPFLLKTPDNPDGAAPQEAYDAQIAAAKADRYTFFTAFYENFFNPDEFLGSRVSEEVIRASWDIAADASPYASWAVIPSWIEDFRGDVAKIDVPTLIMHGTADRVLPIDNTARPFARALPEAELVEIEGAPHGLLWTHAAEVNEALLAFLAS
- a CDS encoding TetR/AcrR family transcriptional regulator — encoded protein: MNEEEVRARVVQAAHELYYARGIQAVGMDELRAAAGVSLKRLYAVFPSKSDIVLAVLRHRHQLWVDGIEARVEQADSPRDRLLAIFDYLSDWFADEAFRGCGFINAFAELGGTSTAVTEETRAHKESFQRYVAGLVAEAGGAPELAAQLAILAEGAQTTAAIAGTSAAAATARRAAEVLIDAEAPGAASGRQAPQARRPGRRAAPR
- a CDS encoding alpha/beta fold hydrolase, with the protein product MGYITVGTENSASIDLYYEDHGTGQPVVLIHGYPLNGDSWEKQTAALLDAGYRVITYDRRGFGRSSRPTEGYDYDTFAADLSAVLETLDLHDAVLVGFSMGTGEVGRYLGTYGSGRIAKAAFLGSLEPFLLQTPDNPEGVPQEVFDGLLAAVKEDRYAFFTEFFDNFFNTDEFLGNRLSEEALRASWDVASTASPYASSAAHPTWLTDFRGDVAKIDVPSLILHGTADRILPIDATGRLFARALPSADYVEIQGAPHGLLWTHGAEVNAALLAFLAK